ACCGCCAGGATCCGGTCGGCGTACGCGTCGGCCAGCCCCGGGCGTCGCCAGTCGACCGCGCCCGCGGCGGTGCCCTGCCGGGCGGCGTTGACCAGCACGAACCACGCCTCGTGCCCGGCCGGGCGGACCATCGGGTCGTCGGCCACGGTGACGAACACCGTCGGGTCGGCTGCCGGCCGGGCCGGTACGCCGCGCCCCGGATCGCCGAAGACCGCGTCGAACTCCGCGTCGTAGTCGCGCGGAAAGAAGACGTTGTGGTGGGCCAGTCCGGTGCTGCCGGAGACGCCGAGCAGCAGCACGAAGCCGGCCAGGCTACGGTCGGCCAGCCCGGCCAGCCGGCGCGCGTGCGGTAGCAGGTCGCGGTAGACGGTGAGCGCGTCCACGTTGGCCACCACCACGTCGGCGGGCACCGGCGCGGTGACGCCGGCGAGGCGTACCCCGTGCACCCGGCCGCCGGCGGCGTCGATCCGGGTCACCGTGGCGCCGGTCCGCACGGCCACGCCGAGGTCCAGGCAGCGCGTCAGCAGCGCGTCGGCGAGCGTGCCCAACCCGCCGCGCAGGTACCAGCCGCCGAAGGTCAGCTCGGCGTAGGGGACCGCCACCAGGGCCGCCGGCGCCCGGCGGGGGTCGGCGCCGGTGTAGGTGGCGTACCGGTCCAGCAGCATCCGCAGCCGAGGGTCGGACAGGTGCCGGCGGCCCAGCCCGCGCAGGGTGCGGCCCGGGGCGATGGCGGCCAGGTCGCCGACCCGCCAGGCCAGTGACGCGAGGTCGCGGGGGGAGTCGACGGTACGGCGCAGGATGTCCCGCGAGGAGGCGTTCCACACCCGCGCCGCCCGGCGCCACAGCCGGTGCCAGTCGGCCGCCGCCCGGTCACCGAAGGCGGCCCCGATCCGGGCGGCGAACTCCACCGGGTCGGCGCAGGAGTCCAGCGTCGGGCCGCCGGCGGGGAAGACGTGCCGGACGATCGGGTCCAGCGGGGCCAGGTCCAGGTACTCGTCGAGCTTCGCCCCGGTCGCCTCGAACAGGTCGTGGAAGACCTCGGGCAGGGTGAGCAGGCTCGGCCCGGTGTCGAAGTGGAACGACCCGGCCGGGGTGTCGTGCACGTACCGGCCGAGCTTGCCACCGACCGTGTCGGCCCGCTCGAGGACGGTCACCTGGTGCCCGGTGGCGGCCAGCCGGGCGGCGGTGGCCAGGCCACCCACCCCGGCGCCGACGACCACGATCCGCGCCATGCCGCGCCCTCCTAGCTGACCGGGCGGCCCCGCCAGGTCAGGCGGCGCTGCTTTCGCAGATGGTACGACCGCGAGGTCAGCCAACCGAGGACCACGACCGACACGGGGTGTGCGAGCGCGTCGGGCCACCACCGGCCGCCGGTAGCCCGGGCGGTGAGCACCCGCCCGGCCACCCCGAGCAGGTAGCCGGCCAGGCCCGCGGCGGCCACCCCCGGCGCGCCGGCCACCAGGGCCGCCACAGTGACCAGCGGCGGGGCGGTGTAGAGCAGCAGCAGCAACGCCACCACGGCGGCCCCCGCGCCCGGGTGCCCGAACGACGCCCAGAGCGACTTCGAGTACCCGTCGCGCAGCTGCCGCCAGTCGTCGTACATCCGACACGTGGCCAGCCGGGAGCCGTCGGCCAGGGCGATCCGCCCACCGGCCCGCTTGACCGCCCGGGCGAGCTCGACGTCCTCCAGGATCTTGTCGGCGACCGCGGCGTGCCCGCCGGCGGCGGTGTAGCCGGCCCGGTCCAGCACCAGGAACTGCCCGCCCGCCGCGGCCAGCGACGGCCGCGGCGAACGCTCCATCGCGCGCAGCGGCAGGAAGGTCAGCCAGAGCCACTGCAACAGCGGCTGCACCAGCCGGTCGGCCGCCGTCGTCACCACGATCCGGGGGTACGGCGACAGCAGCGTCGCGCGGGCGGCACGCAGCTCGGTGACGGCCGCCGCCACGGCGTGCGGGGCGAGCACCACGTCGGCGTCGACGAAGACCAGAGCGGTGGCCGCCGGGTCGGCCCGGGTGGCCAGCTGCCAGCAGGCGTGCGGTTTGCCCAGCCAGCCCGGCGGCGGGGCGACCCCGGTGAGCAGGGTGACCCGGGGATCGTCGCCGGCCACCGCGCGGACCACGTCGGCGGTGCCGTCGGTGGACCCGTCGTCGAGGATCACGACGCGGAGCCCGGGCACACCGCGCTGGGCGAGCAGAGCGCGCAGGCATCCGGCGACCCGGGCGGCCTCGTCCCGCAGCGGCAGCAGCACGGCCACCGGCTCGCCGACCTCGTCCGGTCGGTCGGTGGGCCGGCGCAGCCAGCGCGAGGCGTTGACCCAGGTGTGCCCGGTCAGCGCGGCGACGACGAGCAGCAGGGCGAACAGGACGATCATCGGGTCGCGTCGACACCGGGGCGGTACGGCTGGTGGCCCTCCCGGTGGAAGTCGGGGGCCCGGCGGGCGCGCAGCAGGACCACCGCCAGCGGCACGGCGGTCACCGACATGCCGGCCGCGCCCCAGAGCGCCGAGGCGGGCAGGTCGAGGAAGACCGCGTGGGCCAGGATGCTGGAGAAGTACGTCCACAGGTAGAGCGCGATCATCGGGTGATCCCGGTGGTCGGTCCGTTCGGCGTCCGGGCCGGCCAGCGGGCGCAGCGCGCTCATCAGCAGCACCGCGAAGAGCAGCCAGCCCAGGTAGTTGCTGACCGGGATGCCGGG
Above is a window of Micromonospora coriariae DNA encoding:
- a CDS encoding phytoene desaturase family protein; protein product: MARIVVVGAGVGGLATAARLAATGHQVTVLERADTVGGKLGRYVHDTPAGSFHFDTGPSLLTLPEVFHDLFEATGAKLDEYLDLAPLDPIVRHVFPAGGPTLDSCADPVEFAARIGAAFGDRAAADWHRLWRRAARVWNASSRDILRRTVDSPRDLASLAWRVGDLAAIAPGRTLRGLGRRHLSDPRLRMLLDRYATYTGADPRRAPAALVAVPYAELTFGGWYLRGGLGTLADALLTRCLDLGVAVRTGATVTRIDAAGGRVHGVRLAGVTAPVPADVVVANVDALTVYRDLLPHARRLAGLADRSLAGFVLLLGVSGSTGLAHHNVFFPRDYDAEFDAVFGDPGRGVPARPAADPTVFVTVADDPMVRPAGHEAWFVLVNAARQGTAAGAVDWRRPGLADAYADRILAVLAERGVDVRDRLLFREVRTPADLDAATGAPGGSIYGTAGGLLRPANRGPVHGLWLVGGSSHPGGGLPMVTLSAQIVADEIGPAW
- a CDS encoding glycosyltransferase; protein product: MIVLFALLLVVAALTGHTWVNASRWLRRPTDRPDEVGEPVAVLLPLRDEAARVAGCLRALLAQRGVPGLRVVILDDGSTDGTADVVRAVAGDDPRVTLLTGVAPPPGWLGKPHACWQLATRADPAATALVFVDADVVLAPHAVAAAVTELRAARATLLSPYPRIVVTTAADRLVQPLLQWLWLTFLPLRAMERSPRPSLAAAGGQFLVLDRAGYTAAGGHAAVADKILEDVELARAVKRAGGRIALADGSRLATCRMYDDWRQLRDGYSKSLWASFGHPGAGAAVVALLLLLYTAPPLVTVAALVAGAPGVAAAGLAGYLLGVAGRVLTARATGGRWWPDALAHPVSVVVLGWLTSRSYHLRKQRRLTWRGRPVS